One window of the Desulfonatronovibrio magnus genome contains the following:
- a CDS encoding SPL family radical SAM protein: MRKVILDSFNSLNHMSLPDQVFVDAEVASTPLTTRVLDKLPDVPVKFLNDNQEIISENISADRTILYLKNYRGKFLRPCPATKIYRCCAYQIIHIGENCPLNCSYCILQAYFQDRILKVWANQDHLWSELDQAFSRPKQRFRVGTGEFTDSLALEHLTEYSADLIRFINDYPNVRLELKSKVINLSWMDQAHMPEKILPAWSVNSPDIIAAEEKGASSLEERLIAARTCADQGFRVCLHFDPIIHYPGWERGYARTIEMIFDHLQAKQIAYVSLGSFRFMPWLKKIIAVNHPSSSYIYNEYITGMDGKTRLLLPLRIAQFRFIAQGLKQGGMSDQIYFCMESDNVWKSVLGYTPDRYGGLGRHLMKLSFQ; the protein is encoded by the coding sequence ATGCGTAAAGTGATTTTAGACTCCTTTAATTCCCTCAATCACATGAGCCTGCCAGACCAGGTCTTTGTAGATGCCGAGGTAGCTTCCACCCCTTTAACCACAAGGGTACTGGACAAACTGCCTGATGTGCCTGTCAAGTTTCTGAATGATAATCAGGAAATAATTTCTGAGAACATTTCCGCAGACAGAACTATTCTATATCTAAAAAATTACAGAGGAAAATTTCTACGACCCTGCCCGGCCACTAAAATTTATCGATGCTGTGCATATCAGATTATCCATATTGGCGAGAACTGTCCTCTTAATTGCTCCTATTGCATTTTGCAGGCTTACTTTCAGGACAGAATACTGAAAGTGTGGGCCAATCAGGACCATCTTTGGTCTGAACTGGATCAGGCCTTCAGCCGGCCTAAGCAACGTTTCAGGGTTGGCACCGGGGAATTTACCGACTCCCTGGCCTTAGAGCATTTGACAGAATACTCAGCTGATTTGATCAGGTTTATTAATGATTATCCCAATGTTCGACTTGAACTGAAATCCAAGGTCATTAACCTGTCCTGGATGGACCAGGCCCACATGCCTGAAAAAATCCTGCCGGCATGGTCTGTCAACAGTCCTGACATAATTGCTGCGGAAGAAAAAGGCGCCTCATCCCTGGAGGAACGTCTAATTGCGGCCCGCACATGCGCTGACCAGGGTTTCCGTGTATGCCTTCATTTTGACCCGATTATTCATTATCCTGGCTGGGAAAGGGGCTACGCCCGCACAATTGAAATGATCTTTGATCATTTGCAGGCAAAGCAAATTGCTTATGTAAGCCTTGGATCTTTCAGGTTCATGCCCTGGCTCAAAAAAATCATTGCCGTCAACCATCCCAGTTCCAGCTATATATATAATGAATACATAACTGGAATGGATGGCAAAACAAGGCTTCTGCTGCCCCTTAGAATTGCCCAGTTCCGATTTATTGCCCAGGGACTGAAGCAGGGCGGAATGTCAGACCAGATATATTTCTGCATGGAATCAGACAATGTCTGGAAAAGTGTTTTAGGATATACCCCGGATCGTTACGGCGGACTTGGCAGACACCTGATGAAGCTCAGCTTCCAGTAA
- a CDS encoding ParB N-terminal domain-containing protein — MISNINIELIPPDLIYHGDPCILWPEEPDHRFIQNLKSIGQIQPAVVVRENEKLQLVAGYKRCKAFLKLQKKIACSILPALDPPLKGLVYLSSNIGRTLSEASILSALRYFSSIDALSDAVWTNLDITPGSKSQGLWLNWIKLSRKWDILLAKRSITLECAPLLIKLPSLDLDAVYPFFSDLGWSRNNSLKFLTWLLERSVMDNCSVRDQIFKSGLNRHLETSLSPADKIKSIMRDLFRVRYPLLANLKQETDKRLHQASVNTLWKIEHKDEFESRDIVVNATVSNIKKLELALVQLQKITQSDFMKDWPVADTAEQKNASEK; from the coding sequence ATGATCTCCAACATAAATATTGAGTTAATTCCTCCGGATCTCATCTACCACGGTGATCCATGTATTCTGTGGCCTGAAGAACCTGACCACCGATTCATTCAAAATTTGAAATCCATCGGCCAGATCCAGCCCGCAGTAGTGGTCAGGGAAAATGAAAAACTGCAGCTTGTGGCCGGCTACAAACGCTGCAAGGCATTTTTGAAACTCCAGAAAAAAATTGCCTGCTCAATTTTGCCTGCACTTGATCCCCCGTTAAAAGGCCTTGTCTACCTGTCTTCCAATATTGGCCGGACCTTAAGCGAAGCCTCAATATTATCTGCTCTGCGCTATTTTTCGTCCATAGATGCACTATCTGATGCGGTCTGGACAAACCTTGATATTACACCCGGCTCCAAATCTCAAGGATTATGGCTCAACTGGATCAAACTTTCCAGAAAATGGGATATACTCTTGGCAAAACGCAGCATAACACTGGAGTGTGCTCCCCTGCTGATCAAGCTTCCCAGCCTTGACCTTGATGCTGTTTATCCATTTTTTTCTGACCTGGGCTGGTCCAGAAACAACAGCCTGAAATTTTTAACCTGGCTCTTAGAGCGCTCTGTAATGGATAACTGCAGTGTGCGGGATCAAATATTTAAATCTGGCCTGAACAGACATCTTGAAACCAGTTTGTCACCTGCAGATAAAATCAAATCCATTATGCGGGATCTTTTCAGAGTCAGGTATCCTCTGCTGGCAAATCTCAAACAGGAAACCGACAAAAGATTGCACCAAGCCAGTGTCAACACCTTGTGGAAGATAGAGCACAAAGACGAGTTTGAATCCCGGGATATTGTAGTAAATGCAACTGTTTCCAACATAAAAAAACTTGAACTGGCCCTGGTTCAACTGCAGAAAATTACCCAGTCAGATTTTATGAAAGACTGGCCGGTGGCTGATACTGCTGAACAGAAAAATGCCTCGGAAAAGTAA
- the fusA gene encoding elongation factor G codes for MLDKLEKQRTYALVGHGGAGKTSVAEMIQYNCKAIQRLGKIEEGTTSLDFEPEEIKRRGSVQPGFSTFSFEKNQHFIVDIPGDNNFIGDISYLLKAVDGVVFVVDAIDGAKPLTKKIWSETRKAGLPAIFFINKMDRERADFDMAYQSLINILGVKPVPLYLPVGAESAFKGLVDVLDNKAYFFAEDGKLTPGDIPDDMADTVEELREAAIENIAESDEVLMEKYLEEGSLTSEEMYQGLKAGVLSGEICPISVGAALENKGGTKLLDAIQQLLPSPLERPEWEGTDGSTRKSHPDENLSSFVFKTITDPFAGHLSVMRVMSGKIAPDMTVFNPLKDEKEKLGQLLYLEGKKQNAVKDELGPGAIIAAPKLKKTETGDTLCKDGDKFILQKEDLPPCILSYALAAAEKGEEDKVFSAVQRLLDEDVNLTLARNEETGDMLLSGMGQLHIETAVEKARRRYKANIVLKTPKIPYRETIKGKAEVQGRYKKQTGGRGQFGDCWIRLEPRSRGEGYEFEDAIVGGSIPRQYIPAVDKGIQETAAKGVIAGYPVVDFKITLYDGSYHSVDSSEMAFKVAGSMAFKKAVEQCKPVLLEPIVMVQVFVPDEYMGDVIGDLSSKRGKVLGSDSDKGITEVRAHVPMSEVLEYAQDLRSMTGGQGTFTMEFDHYEECPAPIAEKVIAENKSAEEG; via the coding sequence ATGCTGGATAAGTTGGAAAAGCAAAGAACCTATGCCTTGGTTGGACATGGAGGAGCAGGCAAAACTTCCGTGGCTGAAATGATTCAGTACAACTGCAAAGCCATCCAAAGGCTGGGCAAAATAGAAGAAGGAACAACCAGTCTTGATTTTGAGCCTGAGGAAATCAAAAGAAGAGGCAGTGTTCAGCCTGGATTCTCAACTTTTTCCTTTGAGAAAAATCAACATTTCATTGTTGATATTCCTGGTGACAACAACTTTATAGGTGACATCAGCTATCTTTTGAAGGCTGTGGATGGAGTTGTTTTTGTGGTGGATGCCATTGACGGTGCAAAACCTCTGACCAAAAAAATATGGTCAGAAACCAGAAAAGCCGGCCTGCCCGCAATTTTTTTCATCAATAAAATGGACAGGGAAAGAGCTGATTTTGATATGGCCTATCAGAGTCTGATCAATATTTTAGGTGTAAAGCCTGTGCCCCTTTATCTGCCTGTGGGAGCCGAATCCGCATTCAAAGGTCTGGTTGATGTTCTGGACAACAAGGCGTATTTTTTTGCTGAAGACGGCAAATTGACTCCGGGAGACATACCTGATGATATGGCGGATACTGTTGAGGAGTTGAGAGAGGCCGCCATTGAAAATATTGCCGAAAGTGATGAAGTGCTGATGGAAAAATATCTCGAAGAGGGAAGCCTTACTTCTGAGGAAATGTATCAAGGGCTTAAGGCAGGAGTTCTTTCAGGGGAGATTTGCCCCATATCTGTTGGTGCGGCACTTGAAAATAAAGGTGGCACCAAGCTGCTCGATGCGATCCAGCAGCTTCTGCCGTCTCCATTGGAGCGTCCTGAATGGGAGGGAACAGATGGCAGCACGAGAAAATCTCATCCTGATGAAAATCTTTCTTCCTTTGTGTTTAAGACAATTACGGATCCTTTTGCCGGTCATTTAAGCGTGATGAGGGTTATGTCAGGCAAAATTGCACCTGATATGACTGTTTTTAATCCTTTGAAGGATGAAAAAGAAAAACTGGGCCAACTGCTCTACTTAGAAGGCAAAAAACAGAATGCTGTCAAGGATGAACTGGGTCCTGGAGCAATAATAGCTGCGCCCAAGCTTAAAAAGACCGAAACCGGGGATACCTTGTGCAAGGATGGTGATAAATTTATCCTGCAAAAGGAAGATCTTCCTCCATGCATTCTGTCTTACGCTCTTGCAGCAGCAGAAAAAGGGGAAGAAGACAAGGTCTTTTCTGCTGTCCAGAGACTGCTGGATGAAGACGTCAATTTAACTCTGGCCAGAAATGAAGAAACTGGGGATATGCTTTTGTCCGGCATGGGACAACTGCATATAGAAACAGCTGTGGAAAAGGCCAGGAGAAGATATAAGGCAAACATTGTCCTTAAAACACCCAAGATCCCCTATCGTGAGACCATCAAAGGAAAAGCAGAAGTGCAGGGGCGCTATAAAAAACAGACTGGAGGACGGGGACAGTTCGGAGATTGCTGGATAAGGCTTGAGCCAAGATCACGCGGTGAGGGCTATGAATTTGAAGACGCCATAGTAGGGGGATCCATTCCGAGACAGTATATACCAGCTGTGGACAAGGGCATCCAGGAGACTGCCGCCAAGGGAGTAATAGCCGGTTATCCAGTAGTGGACTTTAAGATAACTCTTTATGACGGCTCTTATCACAGTGTTGATTCTTCTGAAATGGCCTTTAAGGTGGCTGGCTCCATGGCCTTTAAAAAGGCTGTTGAGCAGTGCAAGCCTGTTCTTCTGGAGCCCATAGTCATGGTCCAGGTATTTGTTCCTGACGAATATATGGGCGATGTGATAGGGGATTTGTCCAGCAAGCGAGGTAAGGTGCTGGGTTCTGATTCTGATAAGGGAATTACTGAAGTGCGGGCCCACGTTCCCATGTCTGAGGTATTAGAATATGCTCAGGATTTAAGATCCATGACGGGCGGACAGGGAACTTTCACCATGGAGTTCGATCATTACGAGGAATGTCCAGCTCCTATAGCGGAAAAAGTTATAGCTGAAAACAAGTCAGCTGAAGAAGGATAG
- a CDS encoding ribonuclease J, protein MDLDENFVRLTPLGGLGQIGKNCILLETNDSMVMIDCGLMFPEDSLLGVDVVIPRFDYVIKNKHKLKGIVLTHGHEDHIGALPWLMPYVDAPIFGSRFTLQLVTNKLTEFNLIDYIEMNVVTDNQRLKIGDFTFNFFPVCHSVIEGFGLGIETPAGRIVHSGDFKIDQEPLDGHFTDMDAFARFSEPGVLLLMSDSTNVERDGYALTEREIMSSLRVFFEEAQGRILVTLFSSHIQRMQEFFDLAKEFGRKVTISGRSLARNIEMAMEEGFLRVDDDTYCPLEDISLYKDSEIVMLLTGSQGEPLSALTRLALGEHKQLKVKKGDLVLMSSRIIPGNTKAITKVINNLYRLGAEVIYEKVRAIHASGHAHREELKAMLKAVSPRFFVPVHGEYRHLFKHAKLAQECGVAPERSIVLENGNPLTFSARGLKFEESIPVQSILVDGKGVGDVGYTVLKERHILGGEGLVIVVMVISEETGDLLIGPRILSRGFIFEQHYDHVLEDAKCLVLDVFEDIPPGASKKLEEKARSTLRRFFRKILDRDPIVIPLIIKV, encoded by the coding sequence ATGGATTTAGACGAAAATTTTGTCAGGCTGACCCCTCTCGGCGGCCTGGGACAGATTGGAAAAAACTGCATTCTTCTGGAAACAAATGACTCCATGGTCATGATTGACTGTGGTCTGATGTTTCCTGAAGACTCGTTGCTGGGTGTAGATGTAGTGATTCCAAGATTTGACTATGTAATAAAGAATAAACACAAACTTAAAGGTATTGTTCTCACCCACGGGCATGAGGATCATATCGGAGCCCTGCCCTGGCTCATGCCCTACGTTGATGCTCCTATCTTCGGCTCACGTTTCACGTTGCAGCTGGTCACAAACAAACTCACCGAATTTAATCTCATAGACTATATTGAGATGAATGTAGTCACTGATAATCAAAGGCTTAAGATTGGTGACTTTACATTTAACTTTTTCCCTGTTTGTCATTCCGTCATCGAAGGTTTTGGTCTGGGTATTGAAACCCCTGCAGGCAGGATAGTGCACTCGGGTGACTTCAAGATTGATCAGGAACCTCTTGATGGACATTTTACTGATATGGATGCTTTTGCCAGGTTTTCCGAACCCGGTGTTCTGCTTCTCATGTCAGACTCTACTAATGTTGAGCGAGATGGTTATGCACTTACTGAAAGGGAAATTATGTCTTCCTTGCGGGTTTTTTTTGAAGAAGCCCAGGGCAGAATTCTGGTAACACTTTTTTCCAGTCATATCCAAAGGATGCAGGAGTTTTTTGATCTTGCAAAAGAATTTGGGAGAAAGGTAACCATAAGTGGAAGAAGTCTGGCCAGAAATATTGAAATGGCCATGGAAGAAGGCTTTTTGCGCGTGGATGATGATACGTACTGTCCCCTTGAAGATATTTCTCTGTACAAAGACTCGGAAATTGTGATGCTGCTTACTGGTTCACAGGGAGAGCCGCTATCTGCATTGACCAGACTGGCCCTGGGTGAACATAAACAGCTTAAGGTTAAAAAAGGAGACCTGGTTTTAATGTCTTCCAGGATTATTCCCGGAAATACCAAGGCCATCACCAAGGTGATTAACAATCTTTACCGCCTTGGAGCGGAAGTGATTTATGAGAAGGTTAGAGCTATTCATGCTTCCGGACATGCTCATCGTGAAGAGCTCAAGGCCATGCTCAAAGCTGTCTCGCCCAGGTTTTTTGTTCCAGTTCATGGAGAGTACAGACACCTTTTCAAGCACGCCAAGCTTGCCCAGGAATGCGGGGTTGCTCCTGAAAGAAGTATTGTTCTTGAGAATGGCAATCCTCTTACCTTCAGTGCCAGGGGGCTGAAGTTTGAAGAGAGCATTCCAGTACAGTCCATTCTGGTAGATGGCAAAGGCGTTGGTGATGTAGGTTATACAGTGCTCAAGGAGCGCCATATCCTTGGGGGTGAAGGCCTGGTTATAGTTGTCATGGTCATAAGTGAAGAAACAGGGGATTTGCTCATTGGTCCCAGGATTCTTTCCAGAGGATTTATTTTTGAGCAGCATTATGATCATGTCCTGGAGGACGCCAAATGTCTGGTTCTGGATGTTTTTGAGGATATACCGCCGGGAGCAAGCAAAAAGCTTGAAGAAAAGGCCAGATCAACCCTGCGCAGGTTTTTTCGTAAAATACTGGACAGGGATCCCATTGTCATTCCCCTGATCATCAAAGTGTGA
- a CDS encoding N-acetylglutaminylglutamine amidotransferase: protein MCGICGEIRFDGQQINPDSVYKMSETMVPRGPDGSGLILRDRHCFGHRRLKIVDLSEKSGQPMVDSELGYSCVFNGMIYNYQEIREELVGHGYRFFSNGDTEVLLKAYHCWGPECVDRFAGMFAFAIVERDSGKVIFGRDRLGIKPFYYARVDGGLIFASSLPAILATGRVSREIDPVALHHYMSFHAVVPAPYTMLKSIRKLSPATLMMIDPDGTSKEINYWSPDYPQLPEDQGRSFEEWQELLMGAMRKAVDRRMVADVPVGVLLSGGIDSSLVVGLLAEAGVSDLKTFSIGFESVGGEDGDEFKYSDVIARHFSTDHHQIRIGSEETLSTIRDCVKAMSEPMVSHDNIGFYLLSREVSKHVKVVQSGQGADEIFGGYHWYPPLMESRNALADYSRVFFDSDHAGFAVAVNPELVSEDFSSQFVREHFAKPGADRPIDKAMRLDSLVMLVDDPVKRVDNMTMAWGLEARVPFLDHEVVELAARIPPEYKVGNGGKYVLKEASRKVIPADVIDRPKGYFPVPALKYIQGEYLAFVKEVLSDPRSKNRKIFQQDYIDGLLDSPADNITPLGSSRLWQVALLELWLQNFI from the coding sequence ATGTGTGGTATTTGCGGTGAAATCAGGTTTGATGGTCAGCAGATCAATCCTGACAGTGTTTACAAGATGTCCGAAACAATGGTTCCCAGAGGTCCTGATGGATCAGGTCTAATTCTGCGGGACAGGCACTGTTTCGGGCATAGAAGATTGAAAATAGTCGATTTAAGTGAAAAGTCAGGGCAGCCCATGGTTGATTCTGAGCTGGGTTACTCCTGTGTTTTCAATGGAATGATATACAATTACCAAGAAATAAGAGAAGAGTTGGTTGGGCATGGATACAGGTTCTTTTCTAATGGTGATACAGAAGTTCTTCTCAAGGCCTATCACTGTTGGGGGCCTGAGTGTGTGGACAGGTTTGCCGGCATGTTTGCCTTTGCCATTGTTGAGCGTGATTCAGGTAAAGTCATTTTCGGCAGGGACAGGCTGGGTATTAAACCATTCTATTATGCCCGCGTTGATGGCGGGCTCATTTTTGCCTCGTCACTTCCGGCCATTCTGGCAACAGGTCGTGTGAGCAGGGAGATTGATCCAGTTGCCCTGCACCATTATATGTCTTTTCATGCGGTTGTACCGGCACCTTACACAATGCTGAAAAGTATTCGCAAGCTCAGTCCTGCGACATTGATGATGATTGACCCTGATGGAACGTCTAAGGAGATCAACTACTGGTCCCCGGATTATCCTCAGTTGCCGGAAGATCAGGGCAGATCTTTTGAAGAATGGCAGGAACTGCTCATGGGTGCCATGCGAAAGGCGGTTGACCGCAGAATGGTGGCTGATGTGCCGGTGGGGGTTCTTTTATCCGGCGGAATTGACTCAAGCCTGGTGGTAGGTTTGCTGGCAGAAGCCGGAGTCAGTGATCTGAAGACATTTTCCATAGGTTTTGAAAGTGTTGGCGGAGAGGATGGTGATGAGTTCAAATATTCTGATGTCATAGCAAGACACTTCAGCACTGATCATCATCAGATCAGGATTGGCTCGGAAGAAACTCTCAGCACCATAAGAGACTGTGTAAAAGCCATGTCCGAGCCCATGGTCAGTCACGATAATATTGGTTTTTACCTGTTGTCGAGAGAAGTTTCCAAACATGTCAAGGTAGTACAAAGCGGGCAGGGAGCAGATGAAATATTCGGAGGTTATCATTGGTATCCTCCATTGATGGAAAGCCGGAATGCTCTGGCTGATTACTCACGGGTGTTTTTCGACAGTGATCATGCCGGGTTTGCTGTGGCTGTAAACCCGGAGCTTGTTTCTGAAGACTTCAGCAGCCAGTTCGTGCGGGAGCATTTTGCAAAGCCTGGTGCTGATAGACCCATAGACAAGGCAATGCGACTTGATTCCCTGGTCATGCTTGTTGATGATCCTGTGAAAAGAGTTGATAATATGACCATGGCCTGGGGCCTTGAAGCAAGAGTGCCTTTTCTGGACCATGAAGTGGTGGAGCTGGCCGCACGCATTCCTCCTGAATATAAGGTTGGAAACGGAGGCAAATATGTTTTGAAGGAAGCTTCCAGGAAAGTGATCCCAGCAGATGTGATTGACAGGCCCAAAGGATACTTTCCTGTACCTGCTCTTAAATACATCCAGGGAGAATATCTTGCTTTTGTCAAGGAGGTCCTGTCTGATCCCAGGTCAAAAAACAGAAAGATTTTCCAGCAGGATTATATTGATGGTTTACTGGATAGTCCTGCTGACAATATTACCCCCTTGGGTTCCTCCAGATTGTGGCAGGTTGCCTTGTTGGAACTTTGGCTGCAAAACTTTATTTAA
- the ngg gene encoding N-acetylglutaminylglutamine synthetase encodes MATKYKKDHRFDRSNVPSLRSWESKNLTPQIKMEEDVVLDCGWGRLLFGQTFKNQQKLVDILLSEGPGRRDIAFYLRDPHVVLSLAPQDLFMDPSHTYRLWLDNYLTGKALPKRFVIRRISFRNDCKQINKIYSTWGMVKSDDEFLWENRNSRKLVILIAEDAEQKQIIGTVTGVDHKAVFNDPENGSSLWCLAVDPQAPHPGVGEGLVRHLAENFMAKGRSYLDLSVMHNNKQAISLYEKIGFQRVPVFCIKRKNPINEPLFTSSPECAKLNPYAMIVIKEAKRRGISVNILDEETGHFELTLGGRSIVCWEALSELTTAIALCRCDDKSLTRRILHQAGLKVPEQMAAGDQDKELEFLARHGSVVVKPARGEQGVGISVDIREGQELMKACKQAYKYSNIVLIENYVQGQDLRIIVIDFKVVAAAVRRPAEIVGTGRHTIKQLIQKQSRRRSASTGGESRIPLDSETKRCVCQSGYDLDAVLPAEEKMVVRKTANLHTGGTIHDVTADLHPELVDAAQKAARAINIPVVGLDFLVPDVKGPDYVIIEANERPGLANHEPQPTAERYLDLLFPQTAS; translated from the coding sequence ATGGCAACAAAATACAAAAAAGATCATCGTTTTGACAGGAGCAATGTACCTTCACTTAGAAGCTGGGAGAGTAAGAATCTTACTCCCCAGATAAAAATGGAAGAAGATGTAGTCCTTGACTGTGGTTGGGGGCGTTTACTCTTTGGCCAGACATTTAAAAATCAGCAAAAGCTGGTGGATATTTTACTGAGTGAAGGTCCGGGGCGCAGGGACATTGCCTTTTATCTCAGAGATCCTCATGTGGTATTATCTCTGGCTCCCCAGGATCTATTCATGGATCCTTCCCATACCTACAGGTTATGGCTGGATAACTATCTTACAGGTAAGGCATTGCCCAAAAGATTCGTAATTCGCAGGATCAGCTTTCGCAATGACTGCAAGCAAATAAATAAAATCTACTCTACCTGGGGGATGGTAAAATCGGATGACGAGTTTTTGTGGGAAAACCGTAATTCCAGAAAGTTAGTGATTCTTATTGCTGAAGATGCTGAGCAGAAACAGATAATCGGCACTGTGACCGGAGTAGACCACAAGGCAGTATTCAATGATCCGGAAAACGGATCCAGCCTGTGGTGTCTCGCAGTTGACCCCCAGGCGCCTCATCCTGGTGTTGGAGAGGGCCTGGTGAGACACCTGGCGGAAAATTTCATGGCCAAGGGCAGGTCATATTTAGATCTGTCAGTGATGCATAACAACAAACAGGCTATTTCCCTGTATGAAAAAATAGGTTTTCAAAGAGTTCCTGTATTTTGCATTAAGCGTAAAAATCCCATCAATGAGCCACTTTTCACCAGTTCGCCAGAATGCGCCAAACTTAACCCTTACGCCATGATAGTCATTAAGGAGGCCAAGCGCAGAGGCATCAGTGTAAATATTCTGGATGAAGAGACTGGACATTTTGAGCTGACTCTGGGGGGGCGTTCTATCGTCTGTTGGGAGGCCTTAAGCGAGTTGACTACGGCCATTGCCCTTTGCAGGTGTGATGATAAATCCTTGACCAGGAGAATACTGCATCAGGCAGGTCTAAAGGTTCCAGAACAGATGGCGGCTGGTGACCAGGATAAGGAACTGGAGTTTCTGGCTCGTCATGGCTCGGTTGTAGTCAAACCGGCCAGGGGTGAGCAGGGTGTTGGAATTTCCGTGGATATTCGTGAGGGTCAGGAATTGATGAAGGCCTGCAAACAAGCTTACAAGTATTCAAATATAGTGCTTATTGAAAACTATGTACAGGGTCAGGACCTGCGCATCATTGTTATTGACTTTAAGGTTGTGGCAGCAGCAGTGCGTCGTCCAGCAGAAATTGTGGGTACTGGAAGGCATACCATAAAGCAGCTCATTCAGAAACAAAGCAGGCGCAGGTCTGCTTCCACAGGAGGGGAAAGCAGGATTCCCTTAGATTCTGAAACAAAACGCTGTGTATGCCAGTCAGGATATGACCTGGATGCAGTGCTTCCAGCCGAGGAAAAAATGGTAGTGCGCAAAACAGCCAACCTGCATACCGGGGGAACCATCCACGATGTAACTGCAGATTTGCATCCTGAGCTTGTGGATGCTGCACAAAAAGCTGCCAGGGCCATTAATATTCCGGTTGTGGGGCTGGATTTTCTTGTTCCAGACGTTAAAGGACCGGATTATGTTATTATTGAAGCCAATGAGCGACCTGGGCTGGCTAATCATGAACCACAGCCAACAGCAGAAAGGTATCTTGATCTTCTTTTTCCGCAGACTGCGAGTTGA